GAAACACTAGAAAGCTGTTCGAAACGAGATAGAAAGTTCAATGCACCGCAAGGTCTTCCTTAGACGAGACTGAaaggcagacagacaggagGCTATGCGAGAGGTTGGGTGTAAAATGAGTGCCCGGAAAATGCATCCATCGCCGCGGTTGCATATGGAAAAATGTGCGCTGAGGCATTGCCTAGACAACACAAAAACGCCATGGAAAATCCAGCACGAAAATCCTCATTCGCATGGCATCCACTCAaccaggaggcaggaggcggGAGCCCGAGGGCCAGACCTCCATTCATCTCTAAGCCTCGGCGGCATCATTACGCACGTCACGGGGAAAATTGTAAATATATTTCTATGGCAGCGGCGGAGGCGGCAACGACTGTGGCACCCGTATTTTATGATATGATGGAAAAATCTCTACTCAGAATCCTCATGTTTCAATGGAATGAAAAATCTTAATGAATCCGCACAGAGCAGCCCACCCGCCTCACTTATGCCTAAAAAAAGTGAAGAGATTTGATATTTCTATGGGGATATGACCAAAATAGTACCAGAAATACCCAGAAAGGGTTAAGATGCGGAgggaaaattgattttttaaAGAGAATCAAGGGTAGAGGAGGCGCTATGATGGGTTCCCGTTAGATTTGGGACTTTCTTCGTGCTATTTTTGTATCAATGAAGGCGCCCACCTCACACCCCTTGAACCCACAGAAGGTGCAGGGGTTGTCCGGCGTCGTGTCAAAGTGCATTTCCCAAAAATTTGCCACGACCTCCCATTGACAGCTGTTTTGTGTCTCGCCTACGATTATGAGACTGTCACAAAGGGGTGGTAGAGGGGGAGGGAGAGTGGGGGAGTGGTGCCTGTGACTAGATTGCAGTTATGGCGGGGCCCTAAGCGCCTTTTGGGTGCCACCGATCCACCCGCATTGCAGCATTGCACTGAACCCCTGGCACCACCCCCTCTTAAGCTTAAGCCTTGCATTCAGTGCCACCCACTAAATGAATTATGCGAGGGTTTCGGCCTAAGTGGGGTGCTGGGGTGCTGGGGTGgtggggtgtgtgtgtgggattGGTGATTAAATGCCCTCCCACCCAACGAGAAACACTTTTGTCTTTCATTCATTTTCCCATTCATTCGGGCTACAGATTTCTCATTCAATTTTCTGCGACGGGCAATATGACGGCTCTGGCGGCTGCTGCGATGTGCTCTGCTCTTTCAGCGGGGGCTTCTTTCAAGCCTCCTTCATTCCCCTGCTTCTCCTTTCACAGCATTGAATACTTTTTCGCAATTATAACTCGCTCACTCCGAAAAGGAGAGTACAAAAAAGTACAAGAGTTGAGGGCAACGACTAGAGGATACCCTGGTACTTTTTTGGAGCTAATTAAATGGATTTTATTTGTGAAAAATAAGGGGGTATATAAAgattttattgatttttaaaGATTGGGAAAAGTGAAGGAGCAGATTTTTGAATACAAATTGTGTATAAAAATCTAAAATTATGTGTTTAAACTGTTTTTAAAGATATACAGGGATTGGGAAGACTGGAAATTTGGTAGATGGTGAGACTCGTCTGCCCCAATGGGAACGTATTTTGTACAAAAGCTGAAAAATGCCGGAAAAGCTTCTTCCTTCCAACTGTTCCAATATACCATTACGCTCTATCTACGTACAGGGTatgcaagaaaaaaaaaaacactctACTACTCGTAGTAGTCTTGGAAGTgagtttctgtttctgtttctgaaatGTTGTAAGCATTTTGCTCAAGTGGTTGGGGTGGTAAACGGCTTGCGGCTTTGCCTCAAAACTAGACAATGCCCCATGGACAGGGAGGGGCGGAGAGGGGAACGTTAAAAAACAATGAAgtaaagggagagagagagggggagagggggagaCTGCAACGTTGCCAAATTGTTGAAAGTAGGCTAATAACTGCGGGTAAGACAGTGTCTTGAATGGCAAAGGAGTCTCTTGTCAAGTGAAGAGCCACACAATGCAGTCGAAACGAACGAAAGGAaaggaacagaacagaaaggAGCTTCTGTGGGGAAGGAATCTTTTGGGGAAAGTGAAACTGGGCTTTGGTTTTTGGACAGAAGCAAGAGGAAAGCCACAACGGTTATTGATGGGTTATATCTTTTATTTTCTCCCTCCAAGGCCCCCATAAGTCCCCTGTTAAACCCGATTAAAGCCCAATAAACCATCATTCTTATGATTCCTTATGCTCTTTATTCTGTAGTCTTCTTCTGTGACGCGGCTTTAATTATTTGTGTAgaacagagaaagagagagccgGAATGCCTTGTAGTCTTCATCTGTTTGTTCTAGTCCTGCTTCTCGTCCTTCTTCTTGGGAGGACCTTCAGGGCTGTGAACAGGCTCCACAGCAACGATTGACTGCCCGGGCTGATCCTTCCGTGTGCTCTTGTACCAGATCACCGATATGATGCTGAAGACGAGTCCCAAGGCGATCCCGATGACTGCCAGGCCGGCCAGATAGGCCACATAGTGCACCTCCAGCATCAGATACGTCAGATAGTCAAGGATGGGCTGCACCACATAGAAGCAGACGATTTCAATGGGATTTAGCATAACCATTTTGCTTGCTGTT
The sequence above is a segment of the Drosophila miranda strain MSH22 chromosome 4, D.miranda_PacBio2.1, whole genome shotgun sequence genome. Coding sequences within it:
- the LOC108162146 gene encoding uncharacterized protein LOC108162146 produces the protein MVMLNPIEIVCFYVVQPILDYLTYLMLEVHYVAYLAGLAVIGIALGLVFSIISVIWYKSTRKDQPGQSIVAVEPVHSPEGPPKKKDEKQD